A genomic stretch from Anopheles nili chromosome X, idAnoNiliSN_F5_01, whole genome shotgun sequence includes:
- the LOC128728634 gene encoding uncharacterized protein LOC128728634, with protein MDNFERILVDVDCSRYEEDAFSLLDKSRDVNIVRDLRSSTVSVFDQTRFPQLNISSRTQLKQQLLREQLKNSESSPRSMVTSPEPPVLSVRLPLENIDIELPKKVLQVETKLENPTRYHVIQKQKTQVREYVTAALKLTKQNLVRESCRHTRLMILGRLYDSFISTKPSQLGAQPPPAAGPTASSGSSTGGVPALGSGTTTQGKALTSTGSGTMSTVSTGTPSATPTIEQQQEWRLEVKLSSRFGNKLYQTFVDEFDYVRDLLGLIRFEIPKWVFVVSEFEDEISSYECNRAARAAQQATVAAVSDPEYLLRPALTAEKGSKHEKFIEPEVRDRIKKDNHNCSRYRGVVVVVEPRGKRTTDRLCQVRFFEARGKTVVWRNVYAWRKGRGYLKLI; from the exons ATGGACAACTTCGAGCGGATACTGGTCGATGTCGACTGCAGCCGGTATGAGGAGGATGCGTTCTCGCTGCTGGATAAGTCGCGTGATGTCAACATCGTGCGTGACCTGCGCTCATCGACCGTGTCGGTGTTTGATCA GACCCGCTTCCCGCAGCTCAACATCTCCTCTCGGACACAGCTCAAACAGCAGTTGCTCCGCGAGCAGCTCAAGAACAGTGAATCAAGCCCTCGTTCGATGGTCACCTCACCTGAACCGCCGGTTCTTTCCGTCCGATTGCCACTCGAGAACATCGACATCGAGCTACCGAAGAAGGTGCTGCAGGTGGAGACAAAACTCGAGAACCCCACGCGGTACCACGTGATCCAGAAGCAGAAGACGCAGGTTCGCGAGTATGTGACGGCTGCTCTCAAGCTGACGAAGCAGAACCTCGTGCGGGAGTCGTGCCGGCACACGCGGCTCATGATCCTGGGTCGGTTGTACGACTCGTTCATCAGTACAAAACCTTCACAGCTCGGAGCGCAACCACCTCCAGCAGCTGGACCTACCGCATCTAGCGGCAGTAGTACTGGAGGTGTTCCAGCGCTAGGGTCTGGAACCACAACCCAAGGAAAAGCTCTCACCTCGACCGGTTCGGGAACAATGTCCACAGTATCTACAGGAACGCCATCAGCAACACCGAccatcgagcagcagcaggagtgGCGATTGGAGGTGAAGTTGTCCAGCCGATTTGGCAACAAGCTCTATCAAACGTTCGTGGACGAGTTTGACTACGTGCGGGACCTGCTTGGATTGATTCGGTTCGAAATTCCGAAGTGGGTGTTTGTGGTGTCGGAGTTCGAGGACGAGATCTCATCGTATGAGTGCAATCGAGCGGCGCGGGCAGCACAGCAAGCCACGGTTGCGGCCGTCTCGGATCCGGAGTATCTGCTGAGGCCTGCTTTGACCGCCGAGAAAGGATCTAAGCATGAGAAGTTCATAGAACCGGAGGTGCGCGATCGGATCAAGAAGGACAACCACAACTGCAGTAGGTATCGTGGAGTCGTTGTTGTCGTCGAACCCCGGGGTAAACGGACTACTGACCGTTTGTGTCAGGTCCGATTTTTTGAGGCACGTGGTAAAACCGTGGTATGGCGTAACGTATACGCTTGGCGCAAAGGTCGTGGATATTTGAAGCTAATATGA